The following proteins are co-located in the Telopea speciosissima isolate NSW1024214 ecotype Mountain lineage chromosome 9, Tspe_v1, whole genome shotgun sequence genome:
- the LOC122639850 gene encoding abnormal spindle-like microcephaly-associated protein homolog isoform X2, producing the protein MDGEQEQPSPNPSTLLRDISNFRTPKHSFQKPTSHSPFPLFTAPKQTPSSSSSAFRRRSSIAPSSRSKAARKFKAFELEQSQSSRKAQIRKEKSLKSLAKSLTAWLNFLFENPKACGCDITALNGADRLENARTVFANGKRDSWPGVEVGVDGAWRIPKRQRDNSWQTVHLDDAEPSWSLPAFSSLEVSLREVCSFEDLTQRMRAYLSSGSCKEVLSVMSQVAKNIDEGRLKMKAHCPMVTDVGMKEKATRILMGYSPIWLRIGLFIIFGGDSLLPTGGVNSDQEVLFLKMVVEKQFFSHAGLAKAYAYNKLVEGLYRPGYFEALGNVLLKRFLLLVLILDRAKSQSSLPIIYGIDGTDGGSPLLFVSQSNIKSSQQVIRDFLSSEVMHGEGNLLAHLVILGYKVHYQQHPILEYDFTVKELFEDLQDGIRLCRAIQLLQCDASILMKMAVPSDTRKKNLSNCGLAMQHLKQAGVPLYDEDRGMIVAEDVANGDKELTLSMLWNIFVHLQLPLLIKKTLLIEEIYKVKGANTDHSNNLMEMLLEWIQVICQKYDVKVNSFESLVDGKAIWCLIDHYFRKELNQSCFHKGIQDVNYEDSILSSTDKIDTIQNFILSQKLTSILGNFPEVLQTSDILENNGPCSERSVMVLLVFLSSQLIDRKNMDMLNLHKLLGCNCQSTHKKRLSLEKCFLNSEKLAEENGTDEYRDAVKNFRAIQAWWEDMANQNNSCVHKPAASSVQCLVDDVTNRQYSEIQRERAAKVIQSCFRGLIERHKFLKTKSAASLLQSGIRAWLVVKQMGTLKKASSSIIEQQPFGWQQHSHTFLRYFKFLVDRYSFIRLRKSTLLIQQAARIWMKRRHHSKSMNKLIGGKLVVKDLQINAEGNIQVSWRELTVHTSFSNQCIAATKIQSHWRGWFMRSKFLCQRRATIEIQSMIRYLKCRLVFQQCKLKIRSAIIIQSHIRGWVARREANKLRHRIVVIQSHWRGWLVRKYFLNQKNAIIKIQNGLQCLRCWKTFQSYRHAAIEIQRFVRGQVDRRRLVGASCLHLVMHHTCMDEISRDTILSPELKVLLNSVLKLQRWWKNVLLMKSRRRAAILIQSHVRRWLAKRVARREWNRVVVIQSYWKGYLARKESKEQLQDLRIRVQNSVANVDDSMRLINRLVTALSELLNMRSISSILHTCATLDVATKHSQKCCEKLVAAGAIGTLLKLIRSVSRSIPDQEVLKYALSTLRNLAHYPHLAEVLIDTHGSVETFLFVVLRNKEEGYFIASELLKKLCSTQNSLDAVHRLPALLKRLYSLAEDLKRKASNEKRTARPLALRESTERRLREAEALLKLIGAC; encoded by the exons ATGGATGGAGAGCAAGAGCAACCATCCCCAAATCCTTCCACGCTCCTCAGAGACATCTCCAATTTCAGAACCCCTAAGCATTCATTCCAAAAACCTACTTCACACTCCCCATTTCCTCTATTCACTGCACCTAAACAAACcccatcttcttcatcctctgctTTCCGTCGCCGCTCTTCAATTGCTCCATCCTCTCGTTCAAAAGCTGCTCGTAAGTTTAAAGCCTTTGAGCTTGAACAATCTCAATCCTCTCGGAAGGCCCAAATCCGTAAAGAGAAATCTCTGAAGTCTCTTGCCAAATCACTAACTGCATGGCTCAATTTCCTCTTTGAGAATCCTAAAgcttgtggatgtgatattaCCGCTTTGAATGGAGCAGATCGATTGGAAAATGCGAGGACTGTGTTTGCTAACGGTAAGAGGGACAGTTGGCCAGGAGTTGAGGTTGGGGTCGATGGAGCCTGGAGGATCCCAAAGCGCCAGAGGGATAACTCTTGGCAGACTGTACATCTTGATGACGCGGAGCCGTCCTGGTCATTGCCGGCATTTTCATCGCTTGAGGTTTCTTTGCGGGAAGTTTGCAGCTTTGAAGATTTGACGCAGCGTATGAGAGCCTACCTGAGTTCGGGGAGCTGCAAGGAGGTGCTTTCTGTGATGAGTCAAGTAGCAAAG AATATTGATGAagggaggttgaagatgaaagcACACTGCCCAATGGTAACGGATGTAGgaatgaaggagaaggccaCACGAATCCTTATGGGTTACAGTCCAATTTGGCTTCGTATTGGATTGTTCATTATTTTTGGTGGTGACTCATTGCTGCCCACTGGAGGTGTCAATTCTGATCAAGAAGTTCTATTCttaaagatggtggtagagaAGCAATTTTTTTCTCATGCGGGTCTTGCAAAAGCTTATGCTTATAACAAGTTGGTTGAGGGTCTATACAGACCAGGTTACTTTGAGGCTCTGGGAAATGTCTTATTGAAGAGATTTTTGTTGCTTGTTCTTATACTTGACAGAGCTAAATCTCAAAGCAGTCTTCCAATAATTTATGGCATTGATGGGACTGATGGAGGGTCTCCACTGTTATTTGTTTCTCAGTCTAATATTAAATCAAGTCAACAAGTTATACGTG ATTTCTTATCATCGGAGGTAATGCATGGAGAAGGCAACCTTCTTGCGCATCTGGTGATCCTTGGATACAAAGTCCATTACCAACAG CATCCAATCCTGGAGTACGATTTCACTGTAAAAGAGTTATTTGAAGATCTTCAGGATGGTATCCGGCTTTGTAGAGCCATTCAACTCTTGCAATGTGATGCATCAATTCTCATG AAAATGGCAGTTCCTTCAGACACTAGAAAGAAGAATCTTTCAAATTGTGGGTTAGCCATGCAGCATCTTAAGCAGGCAGGTGTGCCATTATATGATGAAGATAGAGGGATGATTGTAGCAGAAGATGTTGCTAATGGAGACAAGGAGCTTACCCTTTCGATGCTTTGGAACATCTTTGTTCACTTACAG TTACCACTGTTAATCAAGAAGACACTGTTGATTGAAGAAATATATAAAGTCAAGGGAGCTAATACG GACCATTCAAACAACCTGATGGAAATGCTTCTGGAGTGGATACAG GTCATCTGTCAAAAGTATGATGTCAAAGTTAACAGTTTTGAATCTTTGGTTGATGGTAAAGCCATTTGGTGCTTGATTGATCACTACTTCCGTAAAGAACTTAATCAGTCTTGTTTTCATAAG GGGATTCAAGATGTCAATTATGAAGATTCTATTTTGTCATCTACCGATAAGATAGATACAAttcaaaactttattttatCTCAGAAGCTAACATCAATCTTGGGAAACTTTCCCGAG GTGTTGCAAACGAGTGACATACTTGAAAATAATGGTCCCTGTAGTGAACGTAGTGTGATGGTTTTGTTGGTATTCCTTTCGTCTCAATTGATTGACAGAAAGAACATG GATATGTTGAATCTTCATAAACTCTTGGGGTGCAATTGTCAAAGTACACACAAGAAGCGTTTAAGTCTTGAGAAGTGTTTCCTGAATTCTGAAAAGCTGGCGGAAGAAAATGGAACAGATGAATACAGAG ATGCTGTGAAAAATTTTAGAGCCATCCAAGCTTGGTGGGAAGATATGGCTAACCAAAACAACAGCTGTGTACATAAACCAGCTGCCTCTTCTGTACAGTGCCTTGTGGATGATGTGACCAACAGACAGTACTCTGAAATTCAAAGAG AAAGGGCTGCGAAAGTCATACAGTCTTGTTTCAGAGGATTGATTGAACGCCACAAGTTTTTGAAAACAAAGTCTGCAGCTTCCTTGCTGCAAAGTGGTATTCGGGCTTGGCTAGTGGTGAAGCAGATGGGAACCTTGAAGAAAGCCAGTTCCTCCATCATTGAACAGCAGCCTTTTG GATGGCAGCAACATTCGCACACATTTCTGAGGtattttaagtttttagttGACAGATATAGCTTTATCAGGTTGAGAAAGTCCACGTTGCTTATTCAGCAAGCAGCAAGGATTTGGATGAAGCGAAGACATCACAGTAAAAGCATG AATAAGCTGATAGGTGGCAAGTTGGTAGTCAAGGACCTCCAAATTAATGCCGAGGGTAATATTCAGGTTTCTTGGAGAGAACTTACTGTGCATACCTCTTTCTCGAACCAATGCATTGCTGCAACCAAAATTCAGAGTCATTGGCGGGGTTGGTTCATGAGAAGCAAATTTTTGTGTCAGAGGAGAGCAACAATAGAGATCCAGAGTATGATTCGGTATCTAAAATGTCGGCTGGTGTTTCAACAATGTAAACTTAAAATTAGGTCAGCAATCATAATTCAGTCCCATATTCGTGGATGGGTTGCTCGGAGAGAAGCTAATAAACTGAGGCATCGAATTGTTGTGATCCAA AGTCATTGGCGTGGTTGGTTGGTGAGGAAATATTTTCTAAACCAAAAGAATGCTATAATAAAGATCCAGAATGGTCTCCAATGCCTAAGATGCTGGAAGACTTTTCAGAGTTACAGGCATGCAGCCATTGAAATTCAACGGTTTGTCAGAGGGCAGGTTGATCGACGGAGGCTTGTAG GTGCTTCTTGTCTTCACTTGGTTATGCATCATACTTGCATGGACGAGATCTCAAGAGACACCATCCTAAGCCCTGAATTGAAAGTTTTGTTAAATTCAGTTCTGAAATTGCAAAGGTGGTGGAAGAATGTTTTATTGATGAAATCCAGAAGAAGGGCCGCAATTCTTATTCAGTCACATGTTCGTCGATGGCTTGCTAAACGAGTAGCTAGAAGGGAGTGGAATCGTGTTGTTGTGATCCAA TCATATTGGAAAGGATACCTTGCACGGAAAGAATCGAAAGAGCAGTTACAGGATTTGCGGATCAGAGTGCAGAATTCTGTTGCAAATGTAGATGATAGCATGCGTCTTATAAATAGACTCGTAACTGCACTTTCAGAACTATTGAACATGAGAAGTATCAGCAGCATTCTTCATACTTGTGCAACTCTAG ATGTGGCTACAAAACATTCTCAGAAATGTTGTGAGAAGCTTGTAGCTGCTGGTGCAATTGGCACACTATTGAAGCTGATTCGTTCGGTTAGCCGTAGCATCCCTGATCAAGAGGTTCTAAAGTATGCGCTTTCCACACTCAGAAACCTTGCCCACTACCCCCATTTAGCTGAAGTGCTAATTGATACCCATGGATCTGTGGAAACATTCCTATTCGTGGTGCTGAG GAACAAGGAGGAAGGATATTTCATTGCCTCTGAGCTTTTAAAGAAATTGTGTTCAACACAGAATAGCTTAGATGCTGTACACAGACTCCCTGCTCTCTTAAAGAGGCTATATAGCCTTGCTGAGGATCTCAAGAGGAAAGCAAGTAATGAGAAGAG GACTGCCCGCCCTCTGGCTTTAAGAGAGAGCACTGAGCGAAGGTTGAGAGAGGCTGAAGCGCTCTTGAAATTGATTGGAGCTTGTTAA